In Paenibacillus stellifer, the DNA window ATGGGGTTGCGATGTGCTGCAACTTCCTGCGTTTTTTTGCGTCAGTATATATGGAAAATTTTATTCAATGGTAGAATAGGAGATTCGTTAAATGAAGCATTGGGGAAGATTGCTGCTGTGCGGAGCACTGCTGCTGGGAGGCGGCGCTGCCGCTGCACCGGGGAATGTCTCGGCGGCAGGTGGCGTAAGCATTGTGCTGGACGGGTATCCGCTGCCTTTTCCGGTGGAGCCTGCGGTCATGAACGGCACGACAATGGTTCCGTTCCGGGCGATTTCGGAAGCGCTCGGCATATCGGTGCAGTGGAACCAGAGCGCTAAGGTAATTACCGCGACAGGAAAGACCGGAGAGACGACGAAGATCGTGAAGCTTACAATCGGAAGCAAGACGGCGCAGGTGAACGGCACGGCGGTTAAGCTGGCGGTGGCGCCGCAGACGGTCCGAGGTACAACGATGATTCCGCTGAGCTTCTTCAGCCAGCAGTTCGGCGCGGCGGTGTCCTGGAATCAGGCGGCCAAGACGGTCTCGATTACCTCGCCTAAGGAAGAGCTGTACACGCTGGCGTTCTACGCCATCTCTTCATACAGTCAATATAACCTGCTGGGCGGGTTCGATGACGCCGCATTCGGCTGGAGCCGGATCGGCAAAGATGGCGAGTTCACGACAACGGGCGGTGACTTCTATTGGCCGCAGGCTGCCGGTGACGTTAGCCCGGAATCCATTGTGCAGAGCGCGTCCACAAGCGGCCAGACCCCTTACTTGATGGTCTATTCGAGTGACAGCAGTCTGGAACTGACC includes these proteins:
- a CDS encoding stalk domain-containing protein; its protein translation is MKHWGRLLLCGALLLGGGAAAAPGNVSAAGGVSIVLDGYPLPFPVEPAVMNGTTMVPFRAISEALGISVQWNQSAKVITATGKTGETTKIVKLTIGSKTAQVNGTAVKLAVAPQTVRGTTMIPLSFFSQQFGAAVSWNQAAKTVSITSPKEELYTLAFYAISSYSQYNLLGGFDDAAFGWSRIGKDGEFTTTGGDFYWPQAAGDVSPESIVQSASTSGQTPYLMVYSSDSSLELTKNLEDAALQARTIDSIVNTAAEKGFKGIMLDLEGLGLTGDKAKAQSDYNAFVRNLSAKARAQGLKLGIAVHPLNSSYGGYDYKTLGTLADELVIMAYAYGDEKSPEPADKVDEAIRLALKMTSKDKLVLGISLQSENSSSVNTKIGLAKRYDLKGIAVWRLGLIAQAAWDQMNESIEFGN